The Methanocella arvoryzae MRE50 genome includes a region encoding these proteins:
- a CDS encoding energy-coupling factor ABC transporter ATP-binding protein has product MPVKAEGVSHFYYDVTALDAVELEIGPGELVAVCGRNGSGKSTLLKCLAGLQKPSMGTVTIDGQPAAKARSKVGLAIQFPERALFGKTIYDDLAFAPKNAGLKDEDVSRRVAYAKEAIGMPDSLLTQPHASLSYGQKRLAGIASVLSARPAYLFLDEPTAGLDYPWKRRIAELLRSLNRSGVTIVIASHDPSFFADICSRLIILDGGQVVSDGAPVKVDLARAGIRSDTLALARKLKECGFDVPETFSPEDLADRVAEVIRRESAGHN; this is encoded by the coding sequence ATGCCAGTTAAAGCCGAAGGCGTGAGCCACTTTTATTACGACGTTACCGCCCTTGATGCCGTTGAGCTGGAGATCGGGCCCGGCGAACTTGTGGCAGTCTGCGGCAGGAATGGCTCGGGTAAAAGCACCCTGCTCAAGTGTCTTGCCGGCCTCCAGAAGCCTTCCATGGGCACCGTGACGATCGATGGCCAGCCTGCAGCAAAAGCCAGAAGCAAGGTAGGCCTGGCCATCCAGTTCCCGGAAAGGGCGCTCTTCGGAAAGACGATCTACGACGACCTGGCGTTCGCGCCAAAAAATGCCGGCCTGAAAGACGAAGACGTGAGCCGCCGGGTGGCTTATGCGAAGGAGGCCATTGGCATGCCCGACAGCCTGCTGACACAGCCCCACGCTTCGCTGAGCTACGGACAGAAACGCCTGGCTGGAATCGCTTCAGTACTCTCCGCCCGGCCTGCATATCTATTCCTGGACGAGCCCACCGCGGGCCTGGACTATCCATGGAAACGGCGAATTGCGGAGCTCCTCAGAAGCCTGAACAGGAGTGGGGTGACCATCGTCATCGCCTCTCACGATCCCTCTTTCTTCGCGGACATATGTAGCCGTCTGATAATCCTGGACGGAGGACAAGTCGTATCAGACGGTGCGCCCGTGAAAGTCGACCTGGCCAGGGCGGGTATCAGGTCTGATACGCTGGCGCTCGCCAGAAAGCTGAAGGAGTGCGGTTTCGACGTGCCGGAGACATTCTCCCCCGAGGATCTGGCAGACCGGGTGGCCGAGGTGATCAGGCGTGAAAGTGCCGGCCATAATTAA
- the recQ gene encoding DNA helicase RecQ produces MAVDKQLLRDTLERYFGYSTFRPFQEEIVTDVLEGRDVLAIIATGGGKSLCYQLPALVSGGLTIVVSPLISLMKDQVDDLLARNISAATLNSSMELWEIRSIEDQLLGGKIKVLYISPERITQDSCLQFLEKLDVKLIAIDEAHCISMWGHQFRPDYRRLSLLKSKFPKVPMIALTASAIPEVREDIASQLKLVSPKKYLGSFNRINLRYEVREKKDATAQILSYIARNRGKSGIVYCLARKTTEELAEKLRRAGIKALPYHADLPDTVRSATQEKFVRDDVEVVCATVAFGMGIDKPDVRYVIHYDMPKNLEAYYQETGRAGRDGEASDCIMFYSPADALKMRGLLEKEYTDYHLSRVAMKKWQAMRDFCETRLCRRKYLLSYFGEEYDDPACDGCDNCLHPKDTIDGRDIANKIVTCVTALGGKFGAGHVADVICGSSNQTIIAYRHNRNPAYNTGKPYTRVQWIGFIKELVRLGYLSVAGDKYPVITTNSRSKEVTFIQELRLTRPTSGGEAAFKPAVQEKYDARLFQQLRSLRKSIADANGWPPYVVFHDTTLREMATTCPKTLAELSKISGVGKAKLEKYGGEFVGVIKGYVEAEGIA; encoded by the coding sequence ATGGCAGTCGACAAACAGTTATTGCGGGATACTCTCGAGCGCTATTTTGGCTACAGTACTTTCAGGCCGTTTCAGGAGGAGATCGTCACCGACGTGCTCGAAGGACGGGACGTCCTTGCCATTATTGCCACCGGCGGCGGCAAATCGCTCTGCTACCAGCTTCCCGCCCTCGTATCGGGCGGGCTGACGATCGTCGTCTCTCCCTTAATCTCGCTGATGAAGGACCAGGTGGACGACCTCCTCGCGAGAAACATTTCTGCCGCCACATTGAACAGCTCGATGGAGCTGTGGGAGATCCGGTCGATCGAGGATCAGCTGCTCGGGGGGAAGATCAAGGTGCTGTACATTTCCCCGGAGAGGATTACGCAGGACTCGTGTTTGCAGTTCCTGGAAAAGCTGGACGTGAAACTGATCGCTATCGACGAGGCTCACTGTATCTCCATGTGGGGCCACCAGTTCAGGCCGGACTACAGAAGGCTATCGCTGCTCAAGAGTAAATTCCCGAAAGTCCCTATGATTGCCCTGACTGCCTCCGCCATACCTGAGGTCAGAGAAGATATCGCCAGCCAGCTCAAGCTTGTCTCCCCGAAGAAGTACCTCGGCAGCTTTAACCGGATAAATTTGAGGTACGAGGTCCGGGAGAAGAAGGATGCCACAGCCCAGATCCTCTCCTACATTGCAAGAAACCGGGGCAAGTCGGGCATCGTTTACTGCCTGGCGAGGAAGACTACGGAAGAGCTGGCGGAAAAGCTGCGCAGGGCGGGCATCAAGGCGCTGCCCTACCACGCCGACCTGCCTGATACGGTCCGATCTGCCACGCAGGAGAAGTTCGTCCGTGACGATGTGGAGGTCGTTTGCGCGACAGTCGCCTTCGGGATGGGCATCGACAAGCCGGACGTGCGGTATGTCATACACTACGATATGCCCAAGAACCTGGAAGCGTACTACCAGGAGACCGGACGGGCCGGCAGGGATGGAGAGGCAAGCGATTGTATTATGTTCTACTCGCCTGCGGACGCTTTAAAAATGAGAGGCCTGCTGGAAAAAGAGTACACCGATTACCACCTGAGCCGGGTAGCCATGAAAAAGTGGCAGGCCATGAGGGACTTCTGCGAGACCCGCCTCTGCCGCAGGAAATACCTGTTAAGCTACTTCGGGGAAGAATATGATGATCCGGCCTGCGACGGCTGCGATAACTGCCTGCATCCGAAAGACACCATCGACGGTAGGGACATCGCAAACAAAATCGTTACCTGTGTCACGGCGCTGGGCGGCAAGTTCGGAGCCGGCCACGTAGCAGACGTAATCTGCGGCTCCTCAAACCAGACGATCATCGCCTACCGGCACAACCGGAATCCTGCCTACAACACCGGCAAGCCGTACACCAGAGTCCAGTGGATCGGCTTCATCAAAGAGCTGGTCCGGCTCGGCTATCTGTCAGTAGCGGGAGACAAGTACCCGGTCATCACCACCAACAGCAGGTCGAAGGAAGTGACCTTCATCCAGGAACTGCGGCTGACCAGGCCGACATCAGGCGGAGAGGCGGCCTTCAAGCCTGCCGTTCAGGAAAAATACGATGCCAGGCTCTTCCAGCAGCTCAGAAGCTTGCGAAAGAGCATCGCAGACGCCAATGGCTGGCCGCCTTACGTAGTATTCCATGATACGACGCTGAGAGAGATGGCCACGACCTGCCCAAAGACGCTGGCCGAACTGTCCAAAATTTCGGGAGTCGGCAAGGCGAAGCTCGAAAAGTACGGCGGGGAGTTCGTGGGAGTCATCAAAGGGTATGTCGAGGCTGAGGGTATCGCTTAG
- a CDS encoding energy-coupling factor transporter transmembrane component T family protein: MKVPAIIKLIGLSVFSIGIVIIGDLRMLLACVAVLLACALLLGADISRLLKMLVPAMPFILIIALFQWLISGPDIALLSFMRMLLLYLAGSIVTITTTEAEFVRAVQALLWPVGKVTGTNLGRDIATMMVLAIAFLPIIKEEHDIIRLAQEARGVSFDGPVQYLKGEIYTIIPLVNAISARADRIAQAMEARCYSIKPER; this comes from the coding sequence GTGAAAGTGCCGGCCATAATTAAGCTGATCGGCCTGTCGGTCTTCAGCATAGGCATTGTCATCATAGGGGACCTTCGGATGCTCCTGGCATGCGTAGCAGTACTTCTCGCATGCGCGCTCCTCCTCGGCGCTGACATTAGCAGACTTTTAAAAATGCTCGTGCCCGCTATGCCTTTCATCCTCATCATAGCGCTATTCCAGTGGCTCATCTCCGGGCCGGACATTGCCCTGCTATCCTTCATGCGTATGCTGCTGCTCTACTTGGCCGGGTCTATCGTCACCATCACCACGACGGAGGCCGAGTTCGTCCGGGCAGTACAGGCGTTGCTATGGCCTGTCGGTAAAGTGACCGGGACTAACCTAGGCAGGGACATAGCGACCATGATGGTGCTGGCCATCGCTTTCCTCCCGATCATCAAAGAAGAGCACGACATAATCAGGCTCGCCCAGGAAGCCCGGGGCGTCAGCTTCGACGGGCCGGTACAGTACCTGAAAGGGGAGATCTACACCATCATACCACTGGTCAACGCCATTTCAGCAAGGGCTGACCGGATCGCCCAGGCTATGGAAGCACGATGCTACAGCATCAAACCTGAGCGTTGA
- a CDS encoding biotin--[acetyl-CoA-carboxylase] ligase, with protein sequence MAKDEILRLLREKGDYVSGEQMAEALGVSRAAIWKQVQALVRDGYEIESHQNKGYKLTGIPDKLYPFEVRYGLQTRLIGSKIVHFNVTGSTHLVARQLAERGIEEGTVVIAETQTRGKGRLGRKWSARQGGIWMTVVLKPKIDPMHAASITLMAAVSVTKALRELGLEAVIKWPNDVLVNGKKICGILTEMSAETDMVNFIILSAGINVNNEVPLDIATTARAELGHKVDRLKLAQSILEELDEDYATLREQGFTPILWNWRRYSDTLGRPVEVTYQGEAIRGIAQDVDDAGSLLVKLADGSVRKIVSGDCIHLRSLKN encoded by the coding sequence ATGGCCAAGGACGAGATCCTGCGACTTCTGAGAGAGAAAGGGGACTACGTTTCCGGGGAGCAGATGGCCGAAGCGCTCGGCGTTTCCCGGGCTGCGATCTGGAAGCAGGTCCAGGCGCTCGTGCGGGACGGGTACGAGATCGAGTCCCACCAGAACAAGGGTTATAAGCTGACCGGTATACCCGATAAGCTCTACCCGTTCGAAGTCAGGTACGGCCTGCAGACCAGGCTGATCGGGAGCAAGATCGTCCACTTCAACGTGACCGGCTCCACACACCTCGTGGCGAGGCAGCTGGCGGAGCGGGGGATAGAGGAAGGTACGGTCGTCATCGCGGAGACACAGACCCGGGGCAAAGGCCGGCTGGGGAGAAAGTGGAGCGCGAGGCAGGGCGGCATCTGGATGACCGTGGTGCTCAAGCCGAAGATCGACCCCATGCACGCGGCCAGCATCACGCTGATGGCCGCCGTGTCAGTGACGAAGGCGCTGCGGGAGCTCGGCCTCGAAGCCGTGATCAAGTGGCCGAATGACGTTCTGGTCAACGGCAAGAAGATCTGCGGTATCCTGACCGAGATGAGCGCAGAGACCGACATGGTGAACTTTATCATCCTGAGCGCCGGCATCAATGTCAACAACGAAGTGCCACTGGACATTGCGACCACAGCCCGGGCAGAGCTGGGCCACAAGGTCGACAGGCTGAAGCTGGCCCAGAGCATCCTGGAGGAGCTTGACGAGGACTACGCCACCCTCCGGGAACAGGGCTTCACCCCGATCCTGTGGAACTGGCGCAGGTACTCCGACACCCTCGGCAGGCCGGTGGAAGTCACCTACCAGGGCGAGGCCATCCGCGGCATCGCACAGGACGTGGACGACGCGGGATCCCTCCTCGTGAAGCTGGCCGACGGGAGCGTCCGCAAGATCGTCTCCGGAGATTGCATTCACCTCCGGAGTTTGAAAAACTAA
- a CDS encoding DUF72 domain-containing protein, which translates to MQLKIGTCGWGLKGRHEAYYSEFGVVELQDTFNRLPKPETALHWKEEAPPGFEFTMKAWQAITHPSVSPTWRQGKLPEGNPEHIGLLQPTEENLKAWAETAEICKILECRILVVQTPPKFDSTREHIQNVRSFFSKVKRPCAVAWEPRGRWDNETIRGMCEDLNLIHIVDPFRNKPARKTDTVYFRLNGIGPGDANFRYRYTDQDLQKLFGMLGTYADAREVYVMFNNMSMGEDAIRFKKMAMAINAQV; encoded by the coding sequence ATGCAGCTCAAGATCGGCACCTGCGGCTGGGGCTTGAAAGGCAGGCACGAGGCCTACTATTCCGAGTTTGGGGTGGTCGAGCTGCAGGATACTTTTAACAGGCTCCCGAAGCCGGAGACGGCCCTGCACTGGAAAGAGGAGGCGCCGCCGGGCTTCGAGTTCACTATGAAAGCCTGGCAGGCGATCACCCACCCTTCTGTCAGCCCGACCTGGAGGCAGGGAAAGCTGCCGGAAGGTAACCCGGAGCACATCGGCCTGCTGCAGCCTACTGAAGAAAACTTGAAGGCGTGGGCTGAGACCGCCGAGATATGCAAAATATTGGAGTGTAGAATTCTCGTAGTGCAGACGCCCCCGAAATTCGATTCCACGAGGGAGCACATCCAGAACGTCCGCTCGTTTTTCTCGAAGGTGAAGAGACCTTGCGCCGTGGCGTGGGAGCCCAGAGGACGGTGGGATAACGAGACAATACGGGGAATGTGCGAGGACCTCAACCTGATCCACATCGTCGACCCCTTCAGGAATAAGCCGGCCAGAAAGACGGACACTGTATACTTCCGGCTCAACGGCATCGGCCCGGGGGATGCCAACTTCAGGTACAGGTACACGGATCAGGATTTACAAAAGCTGTTCGGCATGCTGGGCACATACGCTGATGCCCGGGAAGTCTACGTCATGTTCAATAACATGTCTATGGGCGAAGACGCCATCAGATTTAAGAAGATGGCTATGGCGATCAACGCTCAGGTTTGA
- a CDS encoding RCC1 domain-containing protein — MVALWWKKLALVLVLGTLLLSPAMAAVTDTPPAAAYLGDGCGFMIKNDGSLWAWGNNNNGQLGDGTYINRLVPVLIKDYTDLLGGNLIGISSIDGGYGYTVILRNDGTVWTSGNNDAGQLGQRNRADNAVFTQIPNMSNVARIDAGEGHVLALKVDGTVWSWGDNSFGQLGNGSKALTGEPARVMGVQGIRSIAAGGRHSIATYGMEAYAWGDNLFGQLGDGTYNSSNTPVKVRINEVTDVAAGEYHSLALLEDGTVWAWGGNDYGQLGDGIPNNSLVPVKCGNLRNVKTIAASDRYSLALKYDGTVWAWGYNGNGVLGTGSADNERHPEPVQVKGLYDIKKIYAAPTGCMAIDTYGNVWVWGMNQFGQLGDGTKTDRYSPVPWFPSMAPWWYPATPTPVPATPTPTPTPVPTPVPAPSPGITLLMAAILGAYLIAGRR, encoded by the coding sequence GTGGTTGCCTTGTGGTGGAAGAAACTTGCTCTGGTACTGGTTTTAGGAACGCTCCTGCTATCCCCGGCCATGGCCGCCGTCACCGATACGCCTCCAGCCGCCGCGTATCTTGGGGATGGCTGCGGTTTCATGATCAAGAACGACGGCTCTCTCTGGGCCTGGGGAAACAATAATAACGGCCAGCTTGGCGACGGCACGTACATCAATCGATTAGTCCCGGTGCTCATCAAGGACTATACGGACCTCCTCGGCGGTAACCTGATCGGCATCTCTTCGATAGACGGCGGCTATGGTTACACGGTCATCCTCAGAAACGATGGCACGGTGTGGACGTCCGGTAATAACGACGCCGGCCAGCTGGGGCAGCGGAACCGGGCAGACAATGCCGTATTCACTCAGATCCCTAACATGAGCAACGTTGCCCGCATCGACGCTGGCGAGGGGCACGTGCTGGCGCTGAAAGTCGACGGCACCGTGTGGAGCTGGGGCGATAACAGCTTCGGCCAGCTGGGCAACGGCAGCAAGGCGCTGACAGGTGAGCCTGCCAGAGTCATGGGCGTCCAGGGCATCCGATCGATAGCAGCCGGCGGCAGGCATTCCATTGCCACTTATGGCATGGAGGCTTACGCCTGGGGAGACAATCTTTTCGGCCAGCTTGGCGACGGCACTTACAACAGCAGCAACACGCCTGTGAAAGTCAGGATCAACGAGGTTACCGATGTCGCCGCGGGCGAATACCACTCTCTCGCACTGCTGGAAGACGGCACCGTCTGGGCCTGGGGAGGCAACGACTACGGCCAGCTTGGCGACGGCATCCCTAACAACAGCCTCGTCCCTGTCAAATGCGGGAACCTCCGGAACGTCAAAACCATAGCGGCCAGCGATCGCTACTCTCTGGCACTAAAGTACGACGGTACTGTGTGGGCCTGGGGCTACAACGGCAATGGCGTGCTGGGGACCGGAAGTGCGGACAATGAGAGGCACCCCGAGCCTGTGCAGGTGAAGGGGCTGTACGACATCAAGAAGATCTATGCAGCACCTACGGGATGCATGGCTATAGACACGTATGGCAACGTCTGGGTCTGGGGCATGAACCAGTTCGGTCAGCTGGGCGACGGTACGAAGACAGACCGGTACTCGCCGGTGCCCTGGTTCCCTTCCATGGCCCCCTGGTGGTACCCGGCAACGCCTACCCCGGTACCGGCGACGCCCACCCCGACACCGACGCCAGTGCCTACGCCTGTGCCTGCACCGTCTCCTGGCATAACGCTCCTGATGGCGGCTATCCTGGGGGCATATCTGATCGCAGGAAGAAGATGA
- a CDS encoding energy-coupling factor ABC transporter ATP-binding protein has product MIELRHVSLSYAGTEVLKDVSLEIRPGEIVALMGPNASGKSTLARILDGLLIPGSGECVVDGVSTKDDPLNARLQVGLVFQDPDDQVVSRRVSDDVAFGPLNIGAPDVEARVADALKTLGIEHLADRDIQTLSGGQKQLVAIAGVLAMRPAYIVLDEPTAMLDQDGTGLIMQAVAAAKSAGKGVLLITHDPDIMGAADRILVLKDGRIASYNAIAPTDADIELPGLARFWNRLGERGIKVDRPQLTVDGTVEVLCQLKPKA; this is encoded by the coding sequence ATGATCGAGCTCCGGCATGTAAGCCTCTCGTACGCTGGAACAGAAGTGCTGAAAGACGTCTCCCTGGAGATCCGCCCGGGCGAGATAGTCGCTCTCATGGGCCCTAACGCTTCGGGCAAATCGACGCTCGCCAGAATCCTGGACGGCCTGCTTATTCCCGGGAGCGGCGAATGCGTCGTCGACGGTGTCAGCACTAAGGATGATCCTCTTAATGCCCGGCTGCAAGTCGGGCTCGTATTTCAGGACCCCGATGATCAGGTGGTATCCCGCAGAGTCTCGGACGACGTGGCCTTCGGTCCCCTGAACATCGGGGCGCCGGACGTCGAGGCACGTGTTGCCGACGCTCTAAAAACCCTGGGCATAGAGCATCTTGCTGACCGGGATATCCAGACGCTCTCCGGAGGCCAGAAACAGCTCGTGGCCATTGCCGGCGTCCTGGCCATGAGGCCTGCGTACATTGTTCTCGACGAGCCTACCGCCATGCTGGACCAGGATGGGACAGGGTTGATCATGCAGGCTGTCGCGGCTGCGAAGTCTGCCGGAAAAGGCGTCCTGCTCATTACCCATGATCCGGATATCATGGGAGCGGCTGATCGTATACTCGTGCTAAAGGACGGGAGGATTGCCTCATATAATGCAATCGCACCGACCGACGCCGACATCGAATTGCCCGGGCTGGCGAGGTTCTGGAACCGGCTGGGCGAAAGGGGTATCAAAGTAGATCGGCCGCAACTGACCGTAGATGGTACCGTGGAGGTGCTATGCCAGTTAAAGCCGAAGGCGTGA
- a CDS encoding biotin transporter BioY, translating into MPEKQGYSVKKMVYAALFAALTGIGSWIAIPLPYVSVTLQTLFTILSGAVLGPYFGALSMIVYVLLGLIGLPVFSRGQSGLGVLFGQSGGYLIGFILAAIAIGLIVRMKEKPGYWWYCLALTIGILIIDVCGVIQLSIVTGLPIDKAILVGALVFVPTDILKVLIGAYIAKRIKV; encoded by the coding sequence ATGCCCGAGAAGCAGGGTTACTCTGTTAAAAAGATGGTTTACGCGGCCCTATTCGCCGCTCTTACCGGCATCGGCAGCTGGATCGCCATACCCCTTCCTTATGTGTCTGTGACCTTGCAGACGCTGTTCACCATTCTGTCCGGGGCCGTTCTGGGCCCGTACTTCGGCGCCCTGTCAATGATCGTCTACGTTTTGCTGGGGCTGATAGGGCTTCCCGTCTTTTCCAGAGGCCAGTCCGGCCTGGGCGTGCTCTTCGGGCAGAGCGGAGGCTACCTGATCGGGTTCATCCTCGCCGCCATCGCCATCGGCCTGATCGTCAGGATGAAGGAAAAGCCGGGCTACTGGTGGTACTGTCTGGCCCTGACAATCGGTATACTCATCATCGACGTTTGTGGTGTCATACAGCTATCAATCGTAACCGGCCTGCCGATCGATAAGGCAATATTGGTCGGAGCCCTCGTGTTCGTGCCGACCGACATCCTGAAAGTGCTGATCGGCGCGTACATTGCAAAAAGGATCAAGGTTTAG
- a CDS encoding transposase: MKASNGPRVCSVKHVDINLFARMFAERFDFPRSSDYARCLVHAAVRRKSLESIYNNHNGLPPDSFFNFFKYSMSTVVDAMDGFFHRQAGILGEQGCVVAVDTNDVEYWGDTDDEYVHCKKGISKNAYVLRYASVSVVDEKHKLTLACLPVSKNDDLADIVKLLLEKARTLVKIDTVLLDRGFYSTRILKIIREMGMDYVIPLKKQKWSDLVWEESKATGVFKHRYILNKPVDPLQTWVYLSKKKEKKNEKKKQVEAGTKRKTRKVKKRKEREYVGVISSKNVHPEAVPDFMDWYFVRNNVEISYKEKNCYKILTCSTDKAFRLLIYCICHYLMNLSQVVRTVNRTFFRNDELKKLVKLLLEKPFTGEHRLSRTLVVIA; encoded by the coding sequence ATGAAGGCCTCTAACGGTCCCCGCGTTTGCAGTGTTAAGCATGTTGATATAAATCTTTTCGCGAGAATGTTTGCGGAGCGGTTCGATTTTCCTCGCAGCTCTGATTATGCGAGGTGTCTGGTTCATGCTGCTGTGCGAAGAAAGAGTCTTGAGTCCATATACAATAATCATAATGGGCTTCCCCCGGATAGTTTTTTCAATTTTTTCAAGTACTCCATGAGTACTGTAGTAGATGCGATGGACGGGTTTTTCCATCGTCAGGCGGGAATCCTTGGGGAGCAGGGGTGTGTGGTAGCTGTTGATACGAACGATGTGGAGTACTGGGGTGATACGGATGATGAGTACGTGCATTGCAAAAAGGGGATCAGCAAGAACGCGTATGTCCTCAGGTACGCCAGTGTATCCGTCGTTGATGAGAAACATAAGCTTACTCTGGCTTGTCTGCCGGTCAGTAAAAACGACGATCTCGCCGATATCGTTAAACTACTCCTGGAGAAAGCCAGAACCCTCGTCAAGATCGATACAGTGCTACTGGATAGGGGTTTCTACAGTACCAGGATACTTAAAATCATAAGAGAGATGGGCATGGACTACGTGATACCCTTAAAAAAGCAGAAATGGAGTGACCTTGTCTGGGAGGAATCCAAAGCAACGGGAGTGTTTAAACACCGGTACATTTTAAACAAGCCTGTCGACCCATTGCAAACCTGGGTGTACCTGTCAAAAAAGAAAGAGAAAAAGAACGAGAAAAAGAAGCAGGTGGAGGCAGGCACGAAAAGGAAAACTCGGAAGGTTAAGAAGCGGAAAGAACGGGAGTACGTGGGAGTGATCAGCAGCAAGAACGTTCACCCGGAAGCAGTCCCTGATTTCATGGACTGGTATTTCGTACGGAATAACGTGGAAATCAGTTATAAAGAGAAGAATTGTTACAAGATCCTCACATGCAGCACCGATAAGGCATTCCGACTCCTCATCTATTGCATATGCCATTACCTCATGAATCTATCACAGGTAGTAAGAACTGTTAACAGGACCTTCTTCAGAAATGACGAGCTGAAGAAACTGGTAAAACTACTTTTAGAGAAACCATTTACCGGAGAACACAGACTCTCAAGAACACTCGTAGTGATTGCTTAA